In Cryptomeria japonica chromosome 10, Sugi_1.0, whole genome shotgun sequence, a genomic segment contains:
- the LOC131030925 gene encoding cytochrome P450 94B3 — MTALLLLFFLLVLAAGCSCLFRKDGFRGRLVFVSGCSGLLRKSSFPGRPFHGPRVYPFVGSVFSLWKNRGRLLEWYSEMLVESPTQTIVVGRLGGGRTVVTANPANVEHILRTKFENYPKGEPFTAILHDLLGRGIFNADGDGWKMQRRVASYEFNTRSLRSFIVQVVEEVTDRLLPLLREASETSRCLDLQDVLQRFAFDNICKVAFGVDPACLDGSLPVFKFARAFDVATDLCARRAAAPVSLVWKLKRVLNVGSERRLARAVEVVNEFAMDVIRKRRKEMGCGNGKQDLLSRLMALANRPHLTAIMGAGHLSHEFLRDSIVSFILAGRDTTSAALTWFFWLLCSHPHVEHTIRRETARLVGVRGAGDADASAGQHHDPPVVFTYEQLQQMNYLHASLCEAMRLYPPVPFDSKHALQDDLLPDGTFVTRGDRVTYHPYAMGRMRTIWGPDCLEFKPERWLNENGLYAPRNPFMFAVFQGGVRVCLGKEMAFIQMKYIVASVISNFSLCPVDTHRTPKCISSLTARMVGGFPVFVKTANSNNS, encoded by the coding sequence ATGACTGCCCTTCTTCTGCTGTTCTTCCTCCTGGTTTTGGCCGCCGGGTGTTCGTGTCTGTTCAGAAAAGATGGCTTCCGGGGTCGACTGGTTTTTGTCTCCGGGTGTTCGGGTCTGTTGAGAAAAAGTAGCTTCCCGGGTCGGCCGTTTCACGGCCCACGGGTGTACCCCTTCGTGGGCTCTGTGTTTTCCTTGTGGAAGAACAGGGGAAGGCTGTTGGAATGGTATAGTGAGATGCTTGTAGAGAGTCCCACACAGACGATCGTGGTTGGGAGATTAGGCGGCGGGCGGACGGTTGTGACGGCGAACCCGGCAAACGTAGAGCACATTCTGAGGACCAAGTTTGAGAATTATCCCAAGGGTGAGCCGTTCACTGCGATTCTGCATGACTTGCTGGGCAGAGGGATCTTTAACGCGGACGGAGACGGGTGGAAGATGCAGAGACGGGTCGCGAGCTATGAGTTCAACACGAGATCTCTGAGGAGCTTTATAGTTCAGGTCGTGGAGGAGGTCACGGACCGGTTGCTCCCGCTCCTCCGGGAGGCGAGTGAAACGAGCAGGTGTCTGGATCTTCAGGACGTGTTGCAGAGATTTGCGTTTGATAATATATGTAAGGTGGCGTTTGGGGTCGATCCTGCTTGCCTAGACGGGTCGTTGCCGGTTTTTAAGTTCGCCCGGGCGTTTGACGTCGCGACGGACCTCTGCGCCCGCCGGGCCGCGGCACCCGTGTCGCTGGTGTGGAAGCTGAAACGGGTGTTGAACGTCGGGTCTGAACGGAGGCTCGCAAGGGCGGTGGAGGTTGTGAATGAATTCGCCATGGATGTTATTCGAAAGCGGAGGAAGGAGATGGGCTGTGGGAATGGGAAGCAGGATCTGTTGTCAAGGTTAATGGCACTGGCCAACAGACCTCACCTGACGGCCATCATGGGGGCCGGTCATCTGTCACACGAATTTCTTCGGGACAGTATTGTGAGCTTCATTTTGGCCGGTCGAGATACCACCTCAGCTGCGCTCACCTGGTTCTTCTGGCTGCTCTGTTCGCATCCCCATGTAGAACATACGATTCGCCGAGAAACCGCCCGGCTCGTCGGCGTCCGAGGCGCCGGTGACGCAGACGCCTCCGCCGGTCAGCACCATGACCCGCCGGTCGTTTTCACCTACGAGCAGTTACAGCAGATGAACTACCTGCACGCCTCGCTCTGTGAGGCCATGCGCCTTTACCCACCTGTTCCTTTCGATTCCAAACATGCCCTCCAAGATGACCTTCTGCCCGACGGAACTTTTGTCACCAGGGGGGACCGGGTCACCTATCATCCTTACGCCATGGGACGGATGAGGACCATTTGGGGACCCGATTGTCTGGAATTCAAGCCCGAGAGATGGCTCAACGAAAATGGTCTCTATGCCCCACGAAATCCTTTCATGTTTGCGGTTTTCCAAGGCGGGGTTCGGGTCTGTTTAGGCAAGGAAATGGCCTTCATTCAGATGAAATACATCGTTGCTTCTGTAATTTCCAATTTTAGTCTGTGCCCGGTTGATACCCACCGGACTCCCAAATGTATTTCCAGCTTGACCGCCCGCATGGTGGGCGGTTTTCCTGTTTTTGTAAAGACTGCTAATAGTAATAATTCATAG